The following proteins come from a genomic window of Rutidosis leptorrhynchoides isolate AG116_Rl617_1_P2 chromosome 10, CSIRO_AGI_Rlap_v1, whole genome shotgun sequence:
- the LOC139870054 gene encoding non-specific lipid transfer protein GPI-anchored 16-like, with the protein MERFTILLAAILFVSIIAVTGQISTPCTLSMISSFTPCLNYVMGSSSNGGSPTKGCCDVVESLVNTSSECMCLIVTGNVPISLPSPINQALAITLPKACNSKSVPLQCKSTGVPLPPAGPALFVPPPPPKRPPPRAFPPTADSPYLPPSPSGSATSESIPAPAPYEMTPDDEPETPTALAPIAKQGSTSGSGIRPVLTPSSASNTLQISPLFLLITIVFNTIQMHKPIWMIDTIQMHKPIWMIDALPNKSKVYHTG; encoded by the exons atgGAACGTTTTACTATTCTATTGGCTGCGATTCTATTTGTTTCAATTATCGCAGTTACCGGACAAATTAGCACTCCGTGCACGTTATCGATGATTTCTAGCTTCACCCCGTGTCTTAATTACGTTATGGGAAGTAGTTCAAATGGAGGTTCACCAACAAAAGGCTGTTGTGATGTGGTTGAATCGCTCGTGAACACGAGCTCGGAATGCATGTGTTTAATTGTTACGGGAAATGTTCCTATTTCGCTACCGAGTCCTATTAATCAGGCGTTAGCTATTACGCTTCCGAAAGCTTGTAACTCTAAAAGTGTGCCACTACAATGCAAAT CTACTGGTGTTCCTTTACCTCCTGCag GTCCCGCATTATTTGTTCCACCGCCTCCACCAAAACGTCCGCCACCTAGAGCTTTTCCACCAACTGCAGATTCTCCATACTTGCCGCCAAGTCCTAGCG GTTCCGCAACATCAGAATCGATTCCGGCACCAGCACCATATGAAATGACTCCAGACGATGAACCCGAGACACCAACCGCATTGGCACCAATTGCTAAACAGGGTTCAACCAGTGGTTCAGGCATCAGACCGGTTCTTACACCATCATCAGCTTCAAACACGTTACAAATTTCACCACTTTTTCTTCTGATAACGATAGTG TTTAATACAATTCAGATGCACAAACCTATTTGGATGATTGATACAATTCAGATGCACAAACCTATTTGGATGATTGATGCATTGCCAA ATAAGAGTAAGGTCTATCATACTGGCTAA
- the LOC139873508 gene encoding uncharacterized protein has translation MRDFSCFGENGVQIADAAAAASSSSSSSSSVPVTTSSGKIGQNLVTCVYQCRLRNFSCFIITITWTKTLLGQGICVQIDDSTNQCLCKVEIKPWLFSKRRGFKNLEVGSKLIDIYWDLASARFGVSPEPLEGFYIAIVVNQDLILMLGDMEKEVKSKIDASSFAPNVVFLSKKQHVFGKKSYSARAQFCGKGQVHEIVIECDLLGTNDPCLMVRVDGKTMMQVKHLRWKFRGNYTILVDGLPVEVYWDVHNWLFGKIIGEAIFLFQTCFSAEKLWAGQTVLEPSWSSSFRKDPYSKGLGFSLMLCAWKNE, from the coding sequence ATGAGGGATTTTTCCTgttttggtgaaaatggtgttcaaattgcagatgctgctgctgctgcttcttcttcttcttcttcttcatcaagtGTTCCAGTTACTACATCTAGTGGTAAAATTGGTCAAAATCTTGTTACTTGTGTTTACCAGTGCAGATTGCGCAATTTCTCatgtttcattattactattacttgGACAAAAACCTTATTGGGTCAAGGTATTTGtgttcaaattgacgattccactAATCAATGTCTATGTAAAGTTGAAATTAAACCATGGCTGTTTTCAAAAAGAAGAGGGTTCAAGAATCTTGAAGTGGGTTCTAAATTAATTGATATTTATTGGGATCTGGCATCTGCGAGATTCGGGGTTTCACCCGAACCACTTGAGGGTTTCTATATTGCTATTGTGGTTAACCAAGATTTGATTTTGATGTTAGGGGATATGGAAAAAGAGGTGAAAAGTAAGATAGATGCATCTAGTTTTGCTCCTAATGTTGTTTTCTTATCGAAGAAACAGCATGTTTTCGGGAAGAAAAGTTATTCGGCTCGAGCTCAATTTTGCGGTAAAGGGCAAGTTCATGAGATTGTAATCGAATGTGATCTTTTGGGTACGAATGATCCATGTCTAATGGTTCGTGTAGATGGTAAAACAATGATGCAAGTGAAACATTTGAGATGGAAATTTAGAGGGAATTATACAATTTTGGTTGATGGATTACCGGTTGAAGTGTATTGGGATGTGCATAATTGGCTATTTGGGAAGATAATTGGTGAAGCTATTTTCTTGTTTCAAACGTGTTTTTCGGCTGAGAAATTGTGGGCGGGTCAAACCGTTTTGGAACCCTCTTGGTCAAGTTCGTTCCGTAAAGATCCCTATTCAAAAGGTTTAGGTTTTTCTTTAATGTTGTGTGCTTGGAAAAATGAATAG
- the LOC139870055 gene encoding uncharacterized protein, giving the protein MPALDDEEKKLLKQCVNAQLVHRSYGNVMLRLGKISAYWPWEDVRPAIVGPDGKEMRMKKVLTAEEIAGISFRKQDVDKQLEQAAASEHVEETPAESGNKRKAAGTSEAQKKKKMTPKQLEDMRNDNFVAIEPRSADLPPPITADKPAPIFIPLSGCKRLAMTALLAICSPTLGMLICTTDAHISIV; this is encoded by the exons atgccagcgttggatgacgaggagaaaaagttgttgaagcagtgcgtcaacgcacaactggtgcaccgttcgtatggtaatgttatgctgcggttggggaagatctccgcgtattggccttgggaggatgtgcggccggccatagttggccccgatggaaagg agatgaggatgaagaaggtgcttaccgcggaggagattgctgggatctctttccgcaagcaggatgtggacaaacagctagagcaggcagctgctagcgaacatgtggaggaaacgccggcggagtcaggcaataaacgcaaggcggctgggacgtccgaggctcagaagaagaagaagatgactcctaagcagctggaggacatgcgcaacgacaattttgttgccatcgagccgcgttccgcagacctacctccccccattactg ctgataAACCTGCGCCGATTTTTATACCCTTATCTGGATGCAAGCGATTAGCAATGACCGCACTGCTTGCAATCTGCTCCCCGACGCTAGGGATGTTAATTTGCACAACTGACGCACATATCTCAATCGTTTGA